Proteins found in one Vulpes vulpes isolate BD-2025 unplaced genomic scaffold, VulVul3 Bu000000675, whole genome shotgun sequence genomic segment:
- the LOC140596606 gene encoding heterogeneous nuclear ribonucleoprotein A1 → MSKSESPKEPEQLRKLFIGGLSFETTDESLRSHFEQWGTLTDCVVMRDPNTKRSRGFGFVTYATVEEVDAAMNARPHKVDGRVVEPKRAVSREDSQRPGAHLTVKKIFVGGIKEDTEEHHLRDYFEQYGKIEVIEIMTDRGSGKKRGFAFVTFDDHDSVDKIVIQKYHTVNGHNCEVRKALSKQEMASASSSQRGRSGSGNFGGGRGGGFGGNDNFGRGGNFSGRGGFGGSRGGGGYGGSGDGYNGFGNDGSNFGGGGSYNDFGNYNNQSSNFGPMKGGNFGGRSSGPYGGGGQYFAKPRNQGGYGGSSSSSSYGSGRRF, encoded by the coding sequence atgtctaagtcagagtctcccaaagagcccgaGCAGCTGCGGAAGCTCTTCATCGGAGGTTTGAGCTTCGAAACGaccgatgagagtctgaggagccattttgagcaatgggggacgcttacggactgtgtggtaatgagagaccccaacaccaagcgctccagaggctttgggttcgTCACGTACGCCACCGTGGAGGAGGTGGACGCGGCCATGAACGCCCGGCCGCACAAGGTGGACGGAAGAGtcgtggaaccaaagagggctgtctcccGAGAGGATTCTCAAAGAcccggtgcccacttaactgtgaaaaagatttttgtcggtggcattaaagaagacactgaagaacatcatctaagagattattttgaacagtatgggaaaattgaagtgattgagatcatgactgaccgaggcagtgggaaaaagagaggttttgcttttgtgacctttgacgaccacgactctgtagacaagattgtcattcaaaaataccatactgtgaatggccacaactgtgaagtaaggaaagccctatcgaagcaagagatggctagtgcttcgtccagccaaagaggccgaagtggttctggaaactttggtggtggtcgtggaggtggttttggtgggaatgacaactttggtcgtggagggaacttcagtggtcgaggtggcttcggtggcagtcgaggtggtggtggatacggtggcagtggggatggctataacggatttggtaatgacggaagcaactttggaggtggcggaagctataacgattttggcaattacaacaatcaatcctcaaattttggacccatgaaaggaggaaattttggaggcagaagctctggcccctatggtggtggaggccaatactttgccaaaccaagaaaccaaggtggctatggcggttccagcagcagcagcagctatggcagtggcagaaggttttaa